GAGATGTAGTGGCCAGTCTGGCCCAAGGTCGACAGTGAAGAAGAGAGGCCAATATCATGATGAGATTAACAAGCCCTTCACTTTGAcatttacttttaaaaaatctctttcCCTCCATCCATCCAAAGATATACGCAAAATCACCTGatattattttgttcaaacaGCGCGGGGCGCACCTCCATGAcaccattcaattttttaaaattttattttccacattttaaattgatttttcaactCGAAACTTTTATTTGGTCATCGGTGAAAGTTCTGCCGATTTTTCCATCTATTTTTCTCGGCTTATAACATATAACGAGTACTGGTGTGtaatctatatatatatagccatTATAGATTTTAGCCAGCCAGCTGTGAAACCGGATTGAGAaagcttcttttctctctctaatagaaaaaagattgCAGAGCAACCAGCCACTCCCTTATTCGGCTATCCCGACGACGACCGAAATCGATTTGTTTCACGTTTTATTCACCCGACTTATGGTGCAAAAGTGCCGAGTTATTTTCCATCACGGACTGAATGTAACCAAGTTATGGTGTCAGCAGCAGTAGGTAAAAATATCTCTCCGGCAGGTAGAACAAATTCTTCCACCTGATTTCcgttaaaatattcaaacatgCTTGACatcattttgtaaaaaataaaaccaggGCGGGGtttccaataaatttttttgtaatttaatacattttgatttgattaaatccgtgaaaaaaccaaaactttcCATTCCGACCGTGCGGATGAACATGTTTGGCTTTCacgaaaaagaatcgaaagtCTTGGCGGACGTTGTATATAATCGGCCTGCAACCGCAAATTCATCATCCATCATATAACTTATCAGCCGAAAAAATGGCCAAACGCTTAAAGACATATATTTTaggcaacaaaagaaaaagtgaatcgAATCTTTCCTTACACCGCAATCAAATCTAATAATCGAcagacaatttcatttttttaaatttgtttctttatttcttcatcGCAATATCAGAGAGACGACCACACAAATTTTCGCACGTCGACCcacaaaaatagaatttcaacttcacacacacacacacagacaccaACAGAGAGTCACATACACACgcataataattaataatttttcagggaaaaggaattaaaaaatattggtcttttgaaaaagggggaggagtcATTATTAGAtaatagaatttctttttttaaaattttttttatgtctgtACAAATTGCCGACATAGACACACTTTAagatttcataaaaaaaaacataatttcatattatttaaaaattcactgGGGGCattataattaataaaaggtgcaaaaatttgtgtgtgtttattacaaaacaaaaataagtttggaatatgaatttttaattaattaaaaaaaaatttataatttatggGATTTATTTGTCGGTTCCAGCGGAGTAGTTGTCGTCTTGGCGACGGATGTGGAAGGAGGGACGATGGGGAGCAGTGGAGGTCGGGCGTTGGTAGGATCGATGATCCGCCCAGGAGCTTTAGGATCGTAGTCGTCATTGGCGTAGAAATTGCCGTGCTCCAAACTGTCGTCGtaatcgtaataataataatcgtaTTCAATCACCGATTCTTCGCCCTTTTCCTCGACGTAGGGCGTGGCTGTCGTCGTTGACACGCCGATGGATCGGGCGGCCACTGGTGACGCCGATGTCGTCACTTTTCGTCCTTGTTGTTTCTCCTGTTGCTTTTGCTGGTCTTGaatgattttcaattgatttctctgtGGAAAtaagagttttatttttagtccAATCCGGAATTGTTACCCAAAGTTGATTACAAATTATTTAGAAAGTCGAATATACCTGATGCTCTTGTTGACGTCGCTCGTGCTGGTCAATcacctgttgttgtttgagcACCTGGGCGGCCTGCTGCTCCTCCAGGACCATCAGCTGTTTGAGTTGTTGCTCCTGTTGGCGCTTTTGCTGCTCCGACGGCTCCTCAGTTCCGGCCGATAAAGAAGATGTGCCACTGCTTGTTTTATTGGACTCGACGTTGGGCTGGAACAGTTGCAGATTCTTGTCGTAGAAAAAAGTGGACGAACGGCAGTCGATTTCGAACCAGTTGGCACAAATGAAATTCTCCTGGTCGAAAACCGTGTCGTTTGGGCACATGAATTTGAAATCCCTCACCTGTATGCCcagtcaaaaatatttaattaactttttttcttgtctcaaTTCGTGCCAAGGAGAAtccagaaaatagaaaaaaggtgCTTCGTGATCGTGACAAGTTCACGAACGAGATTTTCTTGTAGACGCCACTCTCTAGTACATAGCattttggcgaaaaaaaaacaaaagagaaacgtcTAGCTCTCTTTAGAAGCCCCCATTCCCATCCCCTACAACAGCAGCGTGACCGACTAGATAATAGGCCGAGCTCACAAACAACACGCACGAAAACAATGGGTTAATTTCCCTCCAGCTCGCAACGTGAAAAAtatgattttctgttttttccctttcacttTTGCCCTTTGTACACctgtgtagtagtagcagcagctcCCATAATCCACCAGTGTACCTGTACAAACGAAATTTGGAGGGGCTCTGCTTTCGTGCAAGTTGACCTGCTTGGTAGACACGACACGAATTGCGCTCCCGTCGTGAATTTCCCCTTTCACGAATGTTGGAGAAATATTTCACGCAGATGAGCCAATTCATAATAAGAATAATATAAGACGACCTCGTATACCTTTCCCTCTCCCAGGTATATTTTTCCAGGTAGAGAGAACCTTTCACTTgtctatacaacaacaacaacagccgcatgttgttgttgtttgatatTCAAATGAGACTTACGTCATTCTCGTCGACTTGGACGCAAACGTGAAACATTTGACAGTCGGCGTCGGGATCGGCGTAGTAGCCGCCGACGACTTTACCGGCGCACGTGAACGACGTCTCGGGCATGTGGTCGTGATTGTAATTGGGCGGACGACGGACGGCGCCCAACGCCGGATTCACGCTCCAGCTCAACACGCCCAATGCCAACAAACCTGTAAAATacccaaacaaaataaaaatgtaatttctcCCGACTGAGAGAGCGGGATAATTCAAAAagcattttgaaatcaatcaaacgaatccagtaaaaagaaaatgggaataaactaaaaaagaaaaattagaaaattccCGAAAAAAAGTGAACCGCGAAATTGTTTTTGGTACTATGGGAACCAGGTAAGAAAAATGGGGTCCATTCCTTCCGGGAAAAACATATTTGTCATAGcaggtcaaaataaaattaaataaaaaatttttaagtttttaattaCCGAAAAGGAACTGTTGATGGCCGGGTGATGAGGTCCTTCCCATTGTACACGCAGTGCCCCCCTCCTTAATTTTCGTTGAAAATTCTTATGTCcttgttgggttgttgttgttgttgttgggttgttgttggtttagTTTTACCGTTCCATTAGATCTCGGGTGGATCTCTCGCCGTTGCGGAAAAATTCTCtacacaataaaaataaaaataaacaggtGAGAAATTTACACGACCGACATTTTGCctaattataaatttattttttcctcccgtCGACAGCAGATGgtaaaaaattaggaaatcaCGAACCAATTAACcgatatgttttttttcccctactGCATGAccgaatttttcaatatttgatttcCAATTTAAAGGCAATTTGAACTTTCACTTGACCCAttgcaaagaagaaattaatttttccgaCCATCTTGTTTCCAGCCGATGCACGAAACAACGTGATGAGcgaaagtttgaaaaaatagacTGGATTATCATCAGGCAAT
The window above is part of the Daphnia pulex isolate KAP4 chromosome 3, ASM2113471v1 genome. Proteins encoded here:
- the LOC124190740 gene encoding polyhomeotic-like protein 1: MGRTSSPGHQQFLFGLLALGVLSWSVNPALGAVRRPPNYNHDHMPETSFTCAGKVVGGYYADPDADCQMFHVCVQVDENDVRDFKFMCPNDTVFDQENFICANWFEIDCRSSTFFYDKNLQLFQPNVESNKTSSGTSSLSAGTEEPSEQQKRQQEQQLKQLMVLEEQQAAQVLKQQQVIDQHERRQQEHQRNQLKIIQDQQKQQEKQQGRKVTTSASPVAARSIGVSTTTATPYVEEKGEESVIEYDYYYYDYDDSLEHGNFYANDDYDPKAPGRIIDPTNARPPLLPIVPPSTSVAKTTTTPLEPTNKSHKL